Within the Pseudonocardia alni genome, the region CGGCGTACTCGCCACGACGCTGCGGGGTGCCGACGCACACGAAGTGCACCGCGGCGCCCCGGGCGTCGGCCATGTCCGAGGAGAACGACAGCCGCCCCGAGTCCAGCGACCGGCGCAGCAGCTCCTCGAAGCCCGGCTCGAAGAACGGGACCCGGCCCGCGGCCAGCGACTCCGCCTTCGCGACGTCGACCTCGATACCGACGACCTCGTGGCCCAGCTCCGCCATCGAGGCCGCGTGCACGGCTCCGAGGTAGCCGCACCCGATGACCGACAGCTTCAGCGGGGTGGTGTTCTCCGACATGGCCGGAGGTTAGCTGCCGCCCCGGACGGGCTGTCGCAGACGTCGGGCAGTGTGCGTCCCGGTGACGCCGAGGTGTCGCGCCGGCACTAACGTCCTCGGCCGTGCGGACCCTGCTGCTGGCCGAGGAACTGCTCCTGCTGGGGCTCGACCGCTCGACCGGCCGGATCGGTGACCGGTTCGACGGGCGGGTCCTGCCCGTCGCGCTGGTGCGCGACCTGGTCGACGCCGGTGCACTGCACCTCGACGGCGGGGACGGCCCCGACGGCGGCGACACCGTGACGCCGTCGGGCGGGGAGCCCGACCACCCCGCGCTGGCCGCGGCGCTGGCCGCGGTGACCCGGGACGGCACCGACACCGGCTCGCACGCCGTCGCCGCCACCGCGGCACACCTCGCGCGGACCCCGGCGGGCTCGGCGGGCGGCGCCGTGGGGCAGCTGGTCGCCGACGGGGTCCTCGCCGCGCAGGAGTACCGCCGGTTCGGGCTGTTCCGCCGGGTGCTGCTCACCGAGCAGGACCCGGAGCCGGCCCGGGCGCTGCGCACCCGGCTGGCGTCGCTGCTGGTCACCGAGACGGCGCCGGGCGGGCACGACGGCCTGTTGCTCGCGCTGCTGGGGCTCACCGACCTCGCCGGTGACGTCCTGCCGCCGGAGATCGACGCGGAGACGCGCGGGGTCGCGCAGCACCGCGCGGCGCTCGTCGCGGAAGGGGCGGCGCGGGACCCGTTCGTCCGGGCCTACTTCGCGGTGCGGTCCGGGTGGGCCGGGAACTGAGCCGCTACCCGCGCAGCTCCGCCAGGCGGGCGCGGCAGCTCTCCCAGGCCGGCAGGACGCCCGCGGCGAGGGCCTCGTCCAGGGTGGGCGCGGCACGGTCCTTGTCGGACAGCACCGGCTCGACCCCCTCGGCCCAGGGCAGCGCGAGGGCCGGGTCCAGCGGGCTGATCCCGTGCTCGGCCGCCGGGGTGTACGACGTCGAGCACAGGTACCCGACGACGGTGGTGTCGGCGAGCGCCTGGAAGGCGTGCCCGAGCCCCTCGGACAGGTAGACCGCCCGCATCGAGGCGGCGTCGAGGTCGACGGCCTCGACCCGCCCGAACGTCGGCGACCCGACCCGCAGGTCCACCACGACGTCGCGGACGGCGCCGGTGGCCACGTAGAGGTACTTGGCCTGGCCGGGCGGCACGTCGGCGTAGTGCACGCCGCGCACGACCCCGCGCGCCGACACCGACTGGTTGGTCTGGGCGACGGTCAGGTCGAACCCGAGCGCCTCGCGGAACGCCGGGCCCTGGAAGGGAGCGGTGAACGAGCCGCGGCGGTCGGCGAAGGTGGTCGGCTCGAACAGCCAGGCGCCCTCGATCGACAGCGGGGTCGCCTTCACGCCCACCAGCTCCGGTGGTCGCGGTACCAGGCCACGGTGGCGGCCAGGCCCTCGTCGAACGGCACCCGGGGGGTGTAACCGAGCTCGTCGCGGATCTTCGACCAGTCCACGGAGTAACGGCGGTCGTGCCCCTTGCGGTCGGCGACCCGCTCGATGCGGTCCTCCCCCACGCCGACGGCGGCGAGCAGCGCGCGGGTCAGGTCCAGGTTGGTCAGCTCGGTGCCGCCGCCGATGTTGTAGACCTCCCCGGCCCGGCCCGCCGTGGCGGCCAGGACGATCCCGCGGCAGTGGTCGGAGACGTGCAGCCAGTCACGGACGTTGA harbors:
- a CDS encoding GPP34 family phosphoprotein — translated: MRTLLLAEELLLLGLDRSTGRIGDRFDGRVLPVALVRDLVDAGALHLDGGDGPDGGDTVTPSGGEPDHPALAAALAAVTRDGTDTGSHAVAATAAHLARTPAGSAGGAVGQLVADGVLAAQEYRRFGLFRRVLLTEQDPEPARALRTRLASLLVTETAPGGHDGLLLALLGLTDLAGDVLPPEIDAETRGVAQHRAALVAEGAARDPFVRAYFAVRSGWAGN
- a CDS encoding dTDP-4-dehydrorhamnose 3,5-epimerase family protein, coding for MKATPLSIEGAWLFEPTTFADRRGSFTAPFQGPAFREALGFDLTVAQTNQSVSARGVVRGVHYADVPPGQAKYLYVATGAVRDVVVDLRVGSPTFGRVEAVDLDAASMRAVYLSEGLGHAFQALADTTVVGYLCSTSYTPAAEHGISPLDPALALPWAEGVEPVLSDKDRAAPTLDEALAAGVLPAWESCRARLAELRG